Below is a window of Labilithrix sp. DNA.
CGCCGGAAGAAGCAGGCCGAAGCCGCCCGCCGCCGCCGCAAGCGCGCGAAGCTCGACGCCGCGCCCCCGAAGAGCTGAGGGCTTGCTGGTTCGAGAGGGCTCTGCCCTCTCGAGCTCTCCCGCCGGGGCCTCTCCGCGCGCGCGGGGCGCGCTCCGCCGCCCCGGGCCCCGAGAGGGTTGCCCGAGCGGCATGACAACGTCAGGCGAGCGACCCATGCGGTCGTCTCGCCTTTCGTGTTTTGTCGCGCCACGAGCTACGGCTTCTTGAGGCGTTCGGCGGCGACGAAGTCCGGCGCGGCGAAGAGGGCGCAGTCGCAGTAGCCCTGCCGCGCGATGTCGGCGTGATGGGGCTTGCACGGGCAGACCATGTCGGAGCCCTTCGTCTTCGAGTCCTCGACGTCGGCGCAGGGGCAATACATACGACCGTGCGCGACGAGGTTGTCCGTGAGCCCCTGGACGACGTTCTCAACCACCTCGCCCTCCGGATAAAGCTCATACGTCCCCTTCGCGACATACGTCGCCACAAACTTCCGCACCCGCCTCAGCGCCAGCTCCCGCGCATCCGAGTCACCCACGCCCACAGTCTAGCCCGGCCCCCAGAAGCGGCCGCTCCAGCGGTTGCGAAGCAACCCGAGCGCTCCGCGCGAGTGCCGTGTCAGCGTGTCAGGGGTGGGGTCGGGCCCAACCGAGCCCGGGGCCCCAGAAGCGGCCGCTCAGCGGTTGCGAAGCAACCCGAGCGCGCAGCGCGAGGGCCGTGTCTGGGGTGGGGGTGTCGGGGGCAAAGCCCCCGACGTTGAGAGAGCCCCTCAGGACGCCATCGCGAGGCGGCGTTTCGGTTTCGCCGCGGCGCTGAGGCGCTTGCGCGAGGGCGGGGCCTTCTTCTCCGCGCGCGGCGGCTCCGGGCCGAGGAGCGCGACGATGCTCGCGATCTTCCGGTGGTGCACCGGGCCGTGCTCGAGCGGCGACTTCTCTTCGATCGCGTAGCGGTTGCGGCGGCCGATGCGTGCACGACGCACGTATCCCGCGGCGACGAGGTCCGCGACGATCTGGTGCGCGCCGCGCTCGCTGATGCCGACCGACTCCGCGATCTCCCAGATGCGTGAGTCCGGATCCTTCGCGATGCAGAGAAGGACGTGAGCGTGAGGGGTGAGCAGCGACCACGGATGGCCCGCTTCAGGCTTGGGGTAACGTCGCATTTTCCAACGACCTCGTTTCCGCGACGCATTATGCTTCGCGACAGCCTCCTTGTAAACAGTCGAAATGAGTCAATGAATTCATCGTGATGCAAAACACTACGGCACGCTGGCGCGGGAAAAGGCTGATGACGTGTGTGCTAGGGTCGCGACGCGATGGCCCTCGCGCTCTCCGAACCCTGTCCCGAGTTCGCCCTTCCGGGCACCGACGATCGAACGCACGACCTCGGATCGTTCGGCGCGCACGACCTCCTCGTCGTCGCCGTGTCGTGCAACCACTGCCCGTACGTCGTCGCGTACGAGGAGCGGATGATCGCGCTCGCGAAGGAGTACGGCGCGAAGAACGTCGGCTGGCTCGCGGTGAACGCCAACGACGCCACGCGCTACCCGGACGACGGCATGCAGCCGATGAAGATCCGCGCGCGCGAGCGCGGCTTCCCGTTCCCCTACGTCCGCGACGACTCGCAGGCGTTCGTCCGCGCCCTCGGCGCCCGCTTCACGCCCGAGATGTTCGTCTTCGATCGCGAGCGCAAGCTCCGCTACCACGGCCGCATCGACGACAACCACCGCGACCCGAGCCAGGTCACGAGCCAGGACCTCCGGAACGCCCTCGACGCCCTCCTCGCCGGCAACGATCCCCCCGCCCCCGAGACCACCGCCTTCGGCTGCTCCGTGAAGTGGAAGTGAAGTGGAAGCGAAGTGGAAGTAGCGTCCGCCCCGGACAAGCTCTGATAGCCTCGGCTCCGTGAGCGGCGAGAACGGGAACGGGACGATCAACGGCAACGGCAAGTCGATGTTCCGCGCGGGCGGGCAGGCGAAGGGCGGGCGCTTCGCGCTGTTCGAGCCGCCGCCGGTCGACGCGGTCGCGGTCGAGGAGCGCGCGGCGCAGCTCGCGAAGCGATCGATCAAGAAAGCGGCGAAGGTCGCCGGCCTCAAGCTCGCGGTCTCGATGATCGACCTCACCACGCTCGAGGGCAAAGACACCGCGGGCAAGGTGAAGCAGATGTGCCAGAAGGCGCTCCGCCCGCTCGACAGCGACGGGACGGTCGGGCCCGTCGCGGCCGTCTGCGTGTATCCGAACTTCGTCGCCGTCGCGAAGGAAGCGCTCGCGGGCTCGCCGGTGAAGGTCGCGAGCGTCGCGACCGCGTTCCCGAGCGGACAGTCGCCGCTGCCGATCAAGCTCGAGGACGTGCGGCGCGCGGTGGACTTCGGCGCCGACGAGATCGACATGGTCATCGATCGCGGCGCGATGCTCGTCGGCGACTACGGGAAGGTCTTCGACGAGATCGCGGCGACGAAGGAGGCGTGCGGCGCCGCGCGCCTGAAGGTGATCCTCGAGACCGGCGAGCTCGGCTCGTACGACGTCGTCCGCAAGGCGAGCGAGCTCGGCATCGCGGCGGGCGGCGACTTCATCAAGACGTCCACCGGCAAGGTGCAGCCCGCGGCGACGATGCCGGTGACGCTCATCATGCTCGAGACGATCCGCGACCACTTCTACGCGACCGGTCGCAAGGTCGGCATGAAGCCGGCCGGCGGCGTGCGCACGGCGAAGAACGCGCTCCAGTACCTCGTCATGGTGAAGGAGACGCTCGGCGACGCGTGGCTGAACAACGAGCTCTTTCGGTTCGGCGCGAGCGCGCTCCTCAACGACCTGTTGATGCAGCTCGAGAAGGAGCGCACGGGCAACTACCAGGCGGGCGACGACTTCTCGAAGGATTGAGCGAGCTTTCCTCGCCCCACCAGGCGTGATTCCATGGTGGTCACGGCCGGATGAAGCTGCAAAAACCACCGAGCCCGCCCGTGCCGCCGAGCCCGGAGCCGACGTCGGGCCGCGCGCGCAAGGACGTGAACTACGTCCCGCTGAAGCCGCCGCCCGCGCTGCCGTCGGCGCACACGCCGCCCGCCGACGAGTACGACCTCGTCGAGGACCTCGCGACGCCGATCAAAGCCGCCTCGCCGATCGCCGACCCGACGACGGGCCCGTCGCCGCCCTCCGTTCGCGACCTGATCCCGCCGGTGCGCCCGGAGGCTCCGACCGCGCACTGGGAGCCGAACGACAACGGACCGTTCCAGACCGGGCCGATGCAGCCGCTCCCGCCGCCGTCGAGCCGCAACCCGGCGTTCGGTCCGCCCTCGCAGCAGCCGATGCACGCCGCGTCGTCGGGGCGGCTCCAGCACGTCGCGCCGTCGGGGCAAGGGCCGATCTCGGGCCCGATCACGGGGCCGCACATCCCCGTCATGCAGCGACCGCCGTCCGGGAGCACGGGCCCGTTCCCGACGGTGGGGCAGAGCGCGGTCCCGCCGTCGCAGGTGGCGCCGCCGGACGACGGCGTACCGCTCGGCTACGTCGTCGCGTCCGCGTTCTTCCTCGCGATCGCGCTCGTGGGGTTCGGTCTCTACCTCGCGTTCGAGGTGATCTCCCTATAGGATCGCGGCCATGTCGCAATCGTTGACGACGAAGGGATCGAGCTCGGAGATCGAGAAGAAGAGCGAGCACGCGCTCGACTTCGGCAAGGCGTGGGACTACGCGCCCGCGCCGGAGGCGAACGATCACGTCAAGATCGACCCGAAGTACGGCCTCTTCATCGGCGGCCGCTGGGTGTCGCCGCGGAGCGGGAAGTACTTCCCGACGATCAGCCCCAGCACCGAGCAGGTGCTCGCCGAGGTCGCGGAGGCGAACGCGGCCGACGTCGACGACGCGGTGAAGGCCGCGCGCGAGGCCTACGACAAGTACTGGTCGAAGATGCGCCCCGCCGATCGCGCGAAGTACGTCTTCCGCATCGGCCGCGCGATCCAGGAGAAGGCCCGCGAGCTCGCGATCGTCGAGTCGATGGACGGCGGCAAGCCGATCAAGGAGTCGCGCGACTTCGACGTCCCGATGGCGTCGGCGCACTTCTTCTATCACGGCGGCTGGGCCGACAAGCTCGACTACGCCTTCCAGGGCCGCAAGACGCGTCCGCTCGGCGTCGCGGGGCAGATCATCCCGTGGAACTTCCCGCTCCTCATGGCGGCGTGGAAGCTCGCGCCCGCGCTCGCGTGCGGCAACACCGTCGTCCTCAAGCCGGCCGAGACGACGCCGCTCACCGCGCTCCTCCTCGCGCAGATCATCGAAGAGGCGGAGCTCCCGCCCGGCGTCGTCAACATCGTCACCGGCGCGGGCGAGACCGGCGCCGCGATCGTCAACCACCCCGACGTGAACAAGATCGCGTTCACCGGATCGACCGACGTCGGCAAGCGCATCCAGCGCGCGATCGCGGGCTCGACGAAGCGCCTCACGCTCGAGCTCGGCGGCAAGGCGGCGAACATCGTGTTCGGAGACGCGCCGCTCGATCAGGCGGTCGACGGCATCGTCAACGGCATCTACTTCAACCAGGGCCACGTCTGCTGCGCCGGCTCGCGCCTCCTCGTCGAGGAGAGCGTGCACGACGTCATCGTGCGGAAGCTCCGCGATCGCATGCAGAGTCTCCGCATCGGCGATCCGCTCGACAAGAACACCGACGTCGGCGCGATCAACTCGAAGATGCAGCTCGAGCGGATCAAGGAGCTCGTCGCCTCGGGCGAAGAAGAGGGCGCCGAGCGCTTCAGCGTGAGCCAGAAGCTCCCGGAGAAGGGCTTCTGGTTCGCGCCCACGTTCTTCACGAACGCGAGCCAGTCGTGCCGCATCGCGCGGGAGGAGATCTTCGGTCCCGTCCTCACGGTGATGACGTTCCGCACGCCGGACGAGGCGGTCGAGAAGGCGAACAACACGATGTATGGGCTCTCGGCCGGCATCTGGACCGACAAGGGCGCGAAGATCTTCAAGCTCGCGACGCAGCTCAAGGCGGGCGTCATCTGGGGCAACACGTTCAACAAGTTCGATCCGAGCTCTCCGTTCGGCGGCTACAAGGAGAGCGGCTTCGGTCGCGAAGGCGGGCGCCAGGGCCTCGCCGCGTACCTGGAGGTGGAGTGATGGCGAAGGAGAAGAAGACGGAGGTCGCGGCCGAGCGCATGCCCGAGCCGCGCACCGGCGACGCGCCGCTCGTGAAGCCGTTCACGAAGGAGAAGCCGCGCGTCTCCGTCGCGAAGGCGTACAAGATGTACGTCGGCGGCCAGTTCGTCCGCTCCGAGTCGGGCCGCTACTTCCAGGTCGCCGGCAAAGGCCCGGAGGACGAGGGCGTCGTCGACGTCGACACCGATCCCGAGACGGTCAACATCCCTCGCGGCTCGCGGAAGGACGTGCGTGACGCCGTCACCGCCGCGAAGAACGCGCTCGGCGGCTGGAACGCGCGCTCGGCGTTCAACCGCGGTCAGATCCTCTACCGCCTCGCGGAGGTGATGGAGTCGCGGCGCGCCGAGCTCACGCAGTCGCTCGTGCGCGGCGGGGCGCCCGAGGTCGCCGCCACCTCCGAGGTCGACGCCGCGATCGATCGCGCGATCTTCTACGCCGGCTTCGCCGACAAGTACTTCGCGCTCCTCGCGTCGTACAACCCGGTCGCGGGCCCGCACTTCAACTTCAGCGTCCCCGAGTCGATGGGCGTGATCGGCGTCGTCGCGCCGGAGCGACCCGCGCTCCTCGGCCTCGTCTCGACCGTGCTCCCCGTCATCACCGGCGGCAACACCGTGGTCACGCTCGCGAGCGCGGCGGACCCGCGCACCGCGATCGTCTGGAGCGAGTGCCTCGCGACGAGCGATCTCCCCGGCGGCGTCGTGAACGTCCTCACCGGCCACGCGAAGGAGCTCTCGCCGCACCTCGCGAAGCACCGCGAGGTCATCGGCGTCGACGCGTGGATCGTCGACGCCGACCTCAGGAAGACGGTCGAGGCCGAGGGCGCCGACAACGTGAAGCGCGTGAAGACGCACGTCCCGCTCGATCCCGAGACCTGGCTCGACGATCGCCGCGGCCAGGGCCTCACCTGGATCGAGCGCTTCCTCGAGACGAAGACGGTCTGGCACCCCGTCGGCGTCGGCGGCGGCTCGAGCGCGGGGTACTGATTACTCGCACCAGTCGGACGTGATGAACGTCGGGTCGAGCGCAGCGAGGCGCTCGAGGTGGTGGCTCGCCGCCGCGACGTCCGCGCGCGCCGGCGCGCCGGCCGCGTGACGGAAGGCGTCGATCCGTTCGAGCGCTTCCTCTCGTGACATCTCCGCGAACGACTTCGGCAGCGGGACGCCGACCGCGTGGAACGCGTCGGCGATCTCGGCCCCGTGCTCCTTCTCGAAGGCGTGGCGTACGCCCTGCTCGTAGAAGCGCACGCGGAACATCACCGCCGCGCGGTGTTCGGCCTCGGCGCGCTCCGCCGGCGAGATGTCCTTCCTCATCGCGAGCTGGTGGTACGCGCGGTAGTCGTTCCTCGCCGCGTTGTCGCTGCCGTGGTGGACCGCGCGCGCTCCCGAGAGATACGCATCGAAGCGGGTGTCCGCGCTCTCGGCGGCGGCGCGCGTCGCGGAGAGGTCGAGCTGGACGTGATCGACGACGTCGCTCGTGCGAGACCACGCGAGCACCGCCTTGTACGGCGCGATCTGCCGCGCGGTGATGTCGCTGTTTCGGCCCTGCGTCATCCGCACCCACGGCGCGAAGTGGTTGATCTGGTCGCCAGGCGTGTAGTCCGAGTAGCCCCACAGCGTCTTGAGGTTCGGGAAGGTCTTCTGCCACTCGTCGCCGTCGACTTGCCGGTACGTGAAACAGCCGGAGAAGTGGACGTCCTCGACCTGCGCCGCCGCCTTCGGGAAGATCTCTCCGAGGCGGCGGACGAGCGCCAGGTCGAAGCCGCCGACCTGTTGGCTCCCGGCCGGATCGCCCCACATCATGCCGGAGCTCGAGTGGCCGGAGAGGACGAGGCGCGACGGCAGATCGCCGTTGCCGGACTCCGCGCGCGCGAAGTAGAGCGCGAGGCGCGCGAGCTCGTCGCGGCCGGAGCCGCCGCGTTCCTTGACCCTGTCGAGCATGGCGAAGACGGCGTCTCCCTGCTCCTTCGAGAGACCGTAGTGGTCGATGAGGCCGTCACGGAACGCGGAGAGCTCTTCCGCTTTGGTGAGATCGAAGCTCCCGAACTTCGTGTCGACCTTCGCCCCGGCGGTGCCCATCACGGTCGTGACCTGACCGCCCGTCGCGGCCTGGAGGACGGCGACCTCGTCGGCCCGCCGGTTCATGCCGAGGTAGAGGACCCCGTCGCCGTGCGGCTTCGTCGCCGGCTGGCGCGCGTTCCGGACCGCGTCGGCGAGCCCGCGGTCGTGCTGCGCCTGGGCGCCGCTCGTCGGCGGCGCGTCGTCGATGCGGCGCAGGTAGCCGTTCGGCGTGAAGTCGGGATCGTTCGGGGTGGAGAGCGGCTCTCGGCGGCGGGTGGATTCGATCGCGGTCATGGCGCGCTCGTTCGGCTCCGCGCCGGCGATGGTTGCGTCCTTTTCGCGAGAGCGCGTAAAAAGACGACCCATGACGACCGCGCATGACTTCTCCGCGAAGACGATCACGGGCCAGGACAAGAAGCTGGCCGACTACAAGGGCAACGTCCTCCTCGTCGTGAACGTGGCCTCCGAGTGCGGGCTGACCCCGCAGTACACCGGCCTCGAGAAGCTGCAGCAGAAGTACGGACCGAAGGGGCTCAAGGTCCTCGGCTTCCCCGCGAACGAGTTCGGCGCGCAGGAGCCGGGCACGAACGAGCAGATCGCTCAGTTCTGCAAGACGCAGTACGACGTCTCGTTCGACATGTTCGGCAAGGTGAAGGTGAAGGGTGAGGGGATCGATCCGCTCTTCGCGTGGCTGACGAAGGAGACCGGCGGCGACATCCAGTGGAACTTCGGCAAGTTCCTCGTCGGCAAGGACGGCGCGATCCTCGCGCGCTTCGAGCCGAAGGTGGAGCCGGAGGACCCGGCGATCACGTCGGCGATCGAGAAGGCCCTCGGCTGACGGCGAGCGCGTCCTCGATCGCGAGCGAGCCGTCGTAGAGCGCGCGCCCCACGATCGCCGACTCGACGTTGGCGATCGCGGTGAGCGCGCGGATCTGCTCGAGCGTCGCGACGCCGCCCGACGCGATGACGGGGAAGGGGGAGCGCGCCGCGAGCGCGGCGGTCGCGGCGACGTTGGGGCCCGCGTTCATGCCGTCGCGCGCGACGTCGGTGTAGAGCACGGCCGCGATCGGCGCGCCGTCGAGGGCGAGGACCACGTCGACCGCGCTCATGCTCGAGACCTCGGTCCAGCCCTCGGTCGCGACGAAGCCGTCCTTCGCGTCGACCGCGATCACGATGACGCCCGGGTGCGCGGTCGCGAGCGCGCGCACGAGCGCGGGATCTTTCACCGCCGCGGTGCCGAGCACGACGCGCGACGCCCCGAGCGCGAGGTACCCCTCGAGCGCCTCGCGCGTGCGGACGCCGCCGCCGATCTGCAGGAGGCCGCCGTGCGCGGCGGAGACCGCGCGGATCGTCTCGCGCTGCACCGGCGCGCCCGCCTTCGCGCCTTCGAGATCGACGACGTGGAGCCGATCGGTGTGCGCGCGGAAGCGCCGCGCCACCGCCGGCGGATCGTCGGAGTAGACGGTGGGGTCCTCGTAGCGCCCTTGCTTGAGGCGGACGGCCTTGCCGCCGAGCAGATCGATCGCGGGGAAGAGATGCATCAGAGCGTCCGGAAGAACCGTTCGACGAGATCGAGCCCGGCGCGCTGGCTCTTCTCGGGGTGGAACTGTACGCCGACGATCGCGCCGTCTTCGATCGCGCTCGCGAACGTCTCACCGCCGTACGTCGTCGTCGCGAGGACGATCGAC
It encodes the following:
- the deoC gene encoding deoxyribose-phosphate aldolase; translation: MFRAGGQAKGGRFALFEPPPVDAVAVEERAAQLAKRSIKKAAKVAGLKLAVSMIDLTTLEGKDTAGKVKQMCQKALRPLDSDGTVGPVAAVCVYPNFVAVAKEALAGSPVKVASVATAFPSGQSPLPIKLEDVRRAVDFGADEIDMVIDRGAMLVGDYGKVFDEIAATKEACGAARLKVILETGELGSYDVVRKASELGIAAGGDFIKTSTGKVQPAATMPVTLIMLETIRDHFYATGRKVGMKPAGGVRTAKNALQYLVMVKETLGDAWLNNELFRFGASALLNDLLMQLEKERTGNYQAGDDFSKD
- a CDS encoding winged helix-turn-helix domain-containing protein, giving the protein MRRYPKPEAGHPWSLLTPHAHVLLCIAKDPDSRIWEIAESVGISERGAHQIVADLVAAGYVRRARIGRRNRYAIEEKSPLEHGPVHHRKIASIVALLGPEPPRAEKKAPPSRKRLSAAAKPKRRLAMAS
- a CDS encoding glutathione peroxidase, with translation MTTAHDFSAKTITGQDKKLADYKGNVLLVVNVASECGLTPQYTGLEKLQQKYGPKGLKVLGFPANEFGAQEPGTNEQIAQFCKTQYDVSFDMFGKVKVKGEGIDPLFAWLTKETGGDIQWNFGKFLVGKDGAILARFEPKVEPEDPAITSAIEKALG
- a CDS encoding 1-(5-phosphoribosyl)-5-[(5-phosphoribosylamino)methylideneamino] imidazole-4-carboxamide isomerase is translated as MHLFPAIDLLGGKAVRLKQGRYEDPTVYSDDPPAVARRFRAHTDRLHVVDLEGAKAGAPVQRETIRAVSAAHGGLLQIGGGVRTREALEGYLALGASRVVLGTAAVKDPALVRALATAHPGVIVIAVDAKDGFVATEGWTEVSSMSAVDVVLALDGAPIAAVLYTDVARDGMNAGPNVAATAALAARSPFPVIASGGVATLEQIRALTAIANVESAIVGRALYDGSLAIEDALAVSRGPSRSPT
- a CDS encoding thioredoxin family protein — translated: MALALSEPCPEFALPGTDDRTHDLGSFGAHDLLVVAVSCNHCPYVVAYEERMIALAKEYGAKNVGWLAVNANDATRYPDDGMQPMKIRARERGFPFPYVRDDSQAFVRALGARFTPEMFVFDRERKLRYHGRIDDNHRDPSQVTSQDLRNALDALLAGNDPPAPETTAFGCSVKWK
- a CDS encoding aldehyde dehydrogenase family protein, giving the protein MSQSLTTKGSSSEIEKKSEHALDFGKAWDYAPAPEANDHVKIDPKYGLFIGGRWVSPRSGKYFPTISPSTEQVLAEVAEANAADVDDAVKAAREAYDKYWSKMRPADRAKYVFRIGRAIQEKARELAIVESMDGGKPIKESRDFDVPMASAHFFYHGGWADKLDYAFQGRKTRPLGVAGQIIPWNFPLLMAAWKLAPALACGNTVVLKPAETTPLTALLLAQIIEEAELPPGVVNIVTGAGETGAAIVNHPDVNKIAFTGSTDVGKRIQRAIAGSTKRLTLELGGKAANIVFGDAPLDQAVDGIVNGIYFNQGHVCCAGSRLLVEESVHDVIVRKLRDRMQSLRIGDPLDKNTDVGAINSKMQLERIKELVASGEEEGAERFSVSQKLPEKGFWFAPTFFTNASQSCRIAREEIFGPVLTVMTFRTPDEAVEKANNTMYGLSAGIWTDKGAKIFKLATQLKAGVIWGNTFNKFDPSSPFGGYKESGFGREGGRQGLAAYLEVE
- a CDS encoding aldehyde dehydrogenase family protein, which produces MYVGGQFVRSESGRYFQVAGKGPEDEGVVDVDTDPETVNIPRGSRKDVRDAVTAAKNALGGWNARSAFNRGQILYRLAEVMESRRAELTQSLVRGGAPEVAATSEVDAAIDRAIFYAGFADKYFALLASYNPVAGPHFNFSVPESMGVIGVVAPERPALLGLVSTVLPVITGGNTVVTLASAADPRTAIVWSECLATSDLPGGVVNVLTGHAKELSPHLAKHREVIGVDAWIVDADLRKTVEAEGADNVKRVKTHVPLDPETWLDDRRGQGLTWIERFLETKTVWHPVGVGGGSSAGY